A stretch of the Marmota flaviventris isolate mMarFla1 chromosome 12, mMarFla1.hap1, whole genome shotgun sequence genome encodes the following:
- the Garin4 gene encoding Golgi-associated RAB2 interactor protein 4 — MTANSECLLPYYTAQSGSGVGMFNTTMGKLQRQLYKGEYDIFKYAPIFESDFIQITKRGEVIDVHNRVRMVTVGIACTSPILPLPDVMLLARPAAGHEGLAGRTKGKGRKSAKTMELTRLLPLKFVRISIHDHDKQQLRLKFATGRSCYLQLCPPLDAREDLFAYWEKLIYLLRPPVDSNSSTYAILAQEMICMPAFEEEDKTSLGAGDLHAKGDQDQVSIRSLHMVSEVCGATYAAYVGGEGIQHDSHKSTSKINIAIPRTKSKEHVKESVTEGAAGSGQAGGDKADATLTGARGSKTHVATAGSAKGSPKSLKLGLAANKPLEGISSTSSSFSPEGAGNIGVEPAAGKTAGEPDKNSAAGSFTPTRLSDKGGQAKRQQSSHIRTEVHKERGERRERREKDRTVSRSTHHRRGEGRHKTGDNISQKSTGRRTVREDKKGKSHSSPGGSKHSSTHKGISRSPITKESRSSHKSGRSLSTTSSGSANKRMGRISSFLKMVKANLTTKGVASVRGRDMDVTAKREERTTMEAIMETAESGQGLDLTGSVTSEVMEMMTFETHEIQPRARS; from the coding sequence ATGACCGCGAACAGTGAGTGTCTGTTACCATACTACACTGCCCAAAGTGGCTCTGGGGTAGGCATGTTCAATACCACCATGGGGAAGCTGCAGCGGCAGCTGTACAAGGGAGAATATGACATATTCAAATATGCACCGATATTTGAAAGCGACTTCATCCAGATCACCAAAAGAGGAGAAGTGATTGATGTGCACAACCGAGTCCGGATGGTGACCGTCGGCATCGCTTGCACTAGCCCCATTCTCCCACTCCCTGATGTCATGCTGCTGGCCCGGCCAGCTGCTGGACATGAGGGGCTCGCTGGACGCACCAAGGGAAAAGGTCGTAAGTCTGCAAAGACCATGGAGCTCACCAGACTCCTTCCCTTGAAGTTTGTAAGGATCTCTATTCATGACCATGACAAACAACAGCTGCGCCTGAAATTTGCCACTGGGCGGTCGTGCTACCTGCAGCTGTGCCCTCCTCTGGATGCCCGGGAAGACCTCTTTGCCTATTGGGAAAAACTAATTTACCTCTTGCGACCACCAGTGGACAGTAACAGCAGTACGTACGCCATCCTGGCCCAGGAGATGATCTGCATGCCTGCATTTGAGGAAGAGGACAAGAcaagtttgggggctggggatttacATGCTAAAGGGGATCAAGACCAGGTTAGCATCAGGAGCCTCCACATGGTTTCTGAGGTGTGTGGGGCCACCTATGCTGCTTATGTTGGGGGGGAGGGAATCCAGCATGACTCCCACAAATCCACCTCCAAGATTAATATAGCCATCCCAAGAACAAAATCTAAAGAGCATGTTAAAGAGTCAGTGACAGAGGGAGCAGCAGGCTCTGGACAGGCAGGCGGAGACAAAGCTGATGCGACCCTCACTGGTGCAAGAGGAAGCAAAACTCACGTGGCCACTGCGGGCTCTGCCAAGGGGTCCCCTAAGAGCCTTAAGTTAGGCTTGGCTGCAAACAAGCCCTTGGAAGGTATTTCCAGCACATCTTCCAGCTTCTCCCCAGAGGGCGCCGGGAATATTGGGGTAGAAcctgctgctgggaaaactgctgGAGAACCAGATAAGAATTCAGCAGCAGGATCTTTCACCCCAACCCGGCTGAGTGACAAGGGTGGCCAGGCAAAACGGCAGCAAAGCTCCCACATCAGAACAGAAGTCCACAAGGAGAggggggaaagaagggagaggagagaaaaggacAGAACTGTGAGTAGGAGTACCCATCACCGCAGGGGTGAAGGTCGCCACAAGACAGGGGACAATATCTCTCAGAAGTCAACTGGCCGCCGAACTGTTAGAGAGGATAAAAAGGGGAAAAGTCACAGCAGCCCCGGAGGCAGCAAGCACAGCAGTACCCACAAAGGCATCAGTCGCTCCCCCATCACCAAGGAGTCCAGGAGCTCCCACAAGTCTGGGAGGAGCTTATCAACAACCAGCTCCGGTTCAGCCAACAAGAGAATGGGCAGGATCAGCTCTTTCTTGAAGATGGTCAAAGCCAACCTTACCACTAAAGGGGTGGCCTCAGTGCGCGGCAGAGATATGGACGTCACGGctaagagagaagagaggaccACCATGGAGGCCATCATGGAGACAGCAGAGAGTGGCCAGGGTCTGGACCTCACTGGTTCTGTGACATCTGAGGTCATGGAGATGATGACCTTTGAAACCCATGAAATACAACCCAGAGCCAGAAGTTAA